Part of the Candidatus Desulfofervidus auxilii genome is shown below.
AATGAAGAAGTAGCTGCTATAATGCTAACCTGCCCTAACACATTAGGTCTTTTTAATCCACATATTAAAGAGATTGCAGATTTAGCACATAAAGCTGGTGCTTTAATGTATTATGATGGAGCAAATTTAAATGCAATTATGGGGAAAATGAGACCAGGAGATATTGGCTTTGATATTGTACATTTAAATTTACATAAAACATTTGCCACACCACATGGTGGTGGTGGGCCAGGCGCAGGACCAGTAGGAGTAAAAAAAGAATTGGTTAAGTTTTTACCAATTCCTAGGATAATTAAAAAAGAAAATGAAAGTTTTACTTTAAAATTTGATTGTCCTGATTCTATTGGCTATATTTCGCCTTTTTATGGAAATTTTATTGTTATTTTAAAGGCATATGCATATATATTGCTTTTAGGAAAGTCTGGGCTTATGGCTGTAAGTGAGCATGCGGTTTTAAATGCTAATTATATTCGTGTACGTCTTAAAGATTATTATGACTTACCATATGATAGGATTTGTATGCATGAATGTGTTTTTTCTGCTAAAAAACAAGCAAAAAATGGTGTTCGTGCTATAGATATTGCCAAATATTTAATTGATAAGGGATTTCATCCCCCAACAGTCTATTTCCCTACTATTGTTAAAGAGGCATTGATGATTGAGCCAACAGAAACAGAGTCTAAAGAAACATTGGATAGATTTATTGAAACAATGATTGAAATTGCTAAGTTGGCAGAAAAAAAACCACAAATTTTAAAGAATGCCCCATTAACTACGCCAGTAAAAAGGCTTGATGAAGTAAAAGCTGCAAGAGACTTAGATTTAAGATGGAAGCCTTAAGGGATTTAATAATAGTAACATGCGATGCTGCATTTAAAGACAATATAAAAGAAGAAAAATTGGAAAATCCTGAAAAGGATAATAATTGGATATTAGAACCGTTTCAGATTGGTGAACCTCCATTTTACATAGAACATGTTAGGAGAGGAATAGTCCATATTGCCAACAATCCTAATGCATTATTAGTGCTATCAGGAGGACAGATAAAACAGGGAAAATGGAGTGGAGCAAAAACTTATTTAAGTATTGCTAAATATTACAAGTTTTGGATTCCTGATGAGTTTGAAATAAAACGTAAGTTAAGAACAGATGTTCAAAATAGAACAGTCACTGAAGATTATGCAAGGGATTCATTTGAAAATTTACTTTTTAGCATCTGTCGTTTTCAACAAGTGACTGGATATTATCCTTATCGCATTGTTGTTGTCAGTTGGACATTTAAAGAAAGAAGATTTGATTTGCATCGAGCAGCTATTCGTTTTCCATTTTATAGATTCTGTTTTGATGGTTTTAATGTTCCAATAGATTTACCATCAGCATGGAGACGAGAAGCTAAGATTATTCGTGAATTTCGCACAGATCAATATGGTTATGATCCAAATTCAGCGATAGGAAAAAGAAGAAAAGAAAAAAATCCATTTGAAAAAGAGCATCCTTATAAAAATTGTCCAGGATTAGAAGCATTTTTTAAATTCATTGAAGACCCTAGGAATAAACGAAAAATTTTTCCTGCAAAACTTCCTTGGGAAGGTTAAGGATTGCCATAAATAAAAATCTTGTAAAAGATTTTTTTTTCTCCTATAATGGTGATAAGATTTTGTCAAATGAAAAAAGGAGGTTGCATATGAGAGTGACATTATCTGTTATTAAAGCAGATATTGGTGGATGGGTGGGACATTCAAGTTCACATCCAAAAGTTTTGGAAAAGGCTAAGGAATTATTATCTAAAGCAAAGGAGAAAGAAACTATTATTGACTATCATGTAACAAATTGCGGTGATGATTTAGAGCTTATAATGACACATGATAAAGGTGTGGAAAGTGATGAAATCCATGGTTTAGCATGGGATGTGTTTGTTAAATGTACTGAATTGGCTAAAGAATTAAAACTTTATGGCGCTGGTCAGGACCTACTTTCAGATGCCTTTGCAGGTACTATACGTGGTATGGGGCCAGGAGTTGCTGAAATGGAGTTTGAAGAAAGAAAGAGTGAAGCCATCATTATTTTTATGGCAGATAAAACATCTCCAGGTGCATGGAATCTTCCCCTTTTTAAAATATTTGCAGATCCATTTAATACTGCAGGCTTAGTTATAGATCCCTCTATGCATGATGGATTTATATTTCAAGTTTTGGATGTTATCGAAGATAGAATATACACATTATCTTGCCCAGAAGATATGTATGATCTTTTAGCTTTAATTGGTGCCACTGGAAGGTATGTAATTCAAAGTGTTTATAAAAAAGGCACAAATGATATTGTAGCTGTTGCTTCTACACAGAAATTAGGGCTTATGGCTGGAAGATATGTGGGTAAAGATGATCCTGTAATGATTGTTAGATCTCAAAGTGGATTTCCTGCTATAGGAGAGATTTTAGAACCATTTTCGTTTCCTCATCTTGTTGAAGGCTGGATGAGAGGTTCCCATAATGGCCCACTTATGCCAGTAACATTTAATCAGGCAAATCCTTCAAGATTTGATGGCCCTCCACGAGTTATAGCTGCAGGATTTCAACTCTGCAATGGAAAATTAATAGGCCCAAGGGATATGTTTGATGATCCAAGTTTTGATGAGGCAAGAAGAAAAGCTAATGAAATTGCCAATTATATAAGAAGCCATGGGCCATTTCAACCTCATCGCCTTTCTTTAGATGATATGGAATATACAACATTGCCAAAAGTTATGGAGATTATAGCTAAAGAACTTAAATTTGAGATCCCTAAAGAGCTTAGTTTAGAAAAGGAAATTAAGGAAAAATATCCATTTTTACGTGATGTAAGAGTTGTGGTGCCTGATGGCAAAAGTTTTGATAGAGTACTTAAGGTTATCGCAAAGGAAGGGGCAAGATATTTTGAAGGGATAGCTAGAGATGGAGCAAAGATTGGTCTAGGTTGTGGGAGGACACTTTCTAACTTAATTGTTAATTTACAGCCACAAAGGTTTTCTAAACTTAAGATTTATCCCTTGTCCATTACTCCTATGGTAAAAGTGGCAGGATTATCATCTAATGTCTTAGTAGAACAGATGGTATCAAAATATCCAGATGCAGAAGCATTCAATCTCCCATCTGTACCTGCATCAAGTAGGGAAGAATATGAAAAGGAATATTTAAAGATCCCTGAGGTAAAAAAGATTTACGAAGAGAGCCAAAATGTTGATATATTTTTGGTAGGAATTGGCTCAATTGAGCTTGAAACTCCTGGATTTGCACAATTGGCTTATCTGAATAAAGGAATAACACCTGAAGAATTAAAGAAAAAAGGAGTAGTAGCAGAAATAAATATGGCTCCTATATATGAAAATGGAGAACCTCTGTTAGAAGTTGGAGAAGATGAATTGAAAGAGCTTGCAAAGAGGGTAATAGGCATAACTCTATCTCAACTTAGAGAAATGGCAAAAAGGGATGATAAATGGGTGATAGCTGTAGCTGGTGGTGAGGAAAAGATTCAGGCAATAAAGGCGGCTTTAAAAGGTAAATATTTTAATGTGCTTATAACAGACTCCTTTGTTGCTCGTGAGTTAGTAAAATGAAAAGATTGCTTTTGTGTTTTTTATTTATAGCGAGCATTTGTTATGCCGAGATTAAGTGTCAGTTACCTCCTTTACCAAAAAATCCTACAGCAGAAGAATTAATGAAAGTATGGTTTGACTTAAAATATAAAAGGTTTGCTCGTGATTATAACCTCTCTGGAGAGATAATTATGATAGATAAGGCTGGTTTCCAAAGAAAGAAAAAATATATAAGAAAAAGAATATTATTTCATGGAAAGAAGGGGCTTGATTACAAAGATTTGGTAGTTATTACCTATCCTGAGTACACAAAGGGGCTTGCTGTATTAACATGGGCCTATATTGACCCTAAAAAACAACATGATATATGGATTTGGCTTCCCTCTTTGAAAAAGATAAGAAAAGTTTCTCAAGCAGAAGAAGATGATTCGTTTATGGGCAGTGAATTTACAGTTGAGGAGGTTTCTACTCGCCGCTTTGGTTATGAGAATTATAAATTGATAGGTAAAGCAAAATTTCCTGGATATAAAAGTATATATACGAATAAAACTTATTATGAAGGACTCCCATGCTATAAGATTGAAGCCATACCTAAAAGAAAAAACTGGTATTATACAAAAAGAATCATCTGGTTGGATAAAGATACAGGTTTTGCCATCTTTGACCAATACTATGATGTCAAAGATAGAATTTATAAGATACTTTTTCGGCACTTTAAGATATTT
Proteins encoded:
- the gcvPB gene encoding aminomethyl-transferring glycine dehydrogenase subunit GcvPB is translated as MQLIFEKSKKGRKGIKLPDLDVAQEEISEKYKREKAPNLPEVSELDVIRHFTKLSQLNFSIDTHFYPLGSCTMKYNPKFAEQIANLEGFLNLHPFLPYILEDTVQGALEIIYKTERLLCEITGMDAFTMTPLAGAHGELTGLLLISAFHKHYGKKKKYIIVPDSSHGTNPASAAVCGYDVIVIPTDKDGCMDLNIYREKLNEEVAAIMLTCPNTLGLFNPHIKEIADLAHKAGALMYYDGANLNAIMGKMRPGDIGFDIVHLNLHKTFATPHGGGGPGAGPVGVKKELVKFLPIPRIIKKENESFTLKFDCPDSIGYISPFYGNFIVILKAYAYILLLGKSGLMAVSEHAVLNANYIRVRLKDYYDLPYDRICMHECVFSAKKQAKNGVRAIDIAKYLIDKGFHPPTVYFPTIVKEALMIEPTETESKETLDRFIETMIEIAKLAEKKPQILKNAPLTTPVKRLDEVKAARDLDLRWKP
- a CDS encoding outer membrane lipoprotein-sorting protein, with amino-acid sequence MKRLLLCFLFIASICYAEIKCQLPPLPKNPTAEELMKVWFDLKYKRFARDYNLSGEIIMIDKAGFQRKKKYIRKRILFHGKKGLDYKDLVVITYPEYTKGLAVLTWAYIDPKKQHDIWIWLPSLKKIRKVSQAEEDDSFMGSEFTVEEVSTRRFGYENYKLIGKAKFPGYKSIYTNKTYYEGLPCYKIEAIPKRKNWYYTKRIIWLDKDTGFAIFDQYYDVKDRIYKILFRHFKIFKDGCLSDDLWEVKNLRTGHSDVVIFKEISFNKGISEKLFTEKTLERTPW